In Syntrophales bacterium, a single window of DNA contains:
- the csm6 gene encoding CRISPR-associated ring nuclease Csm6 → MKNILLAVVGLSPQVITETLFALHQQNRRVDAIHIITTRQGKEKINAHLLSPGDGKYYQYLKEYNIDPESLKFGFDNIHVIKDRNGIEIDDIDGEEENESLLRKCLELSFRFTKDSNTAVFFSVAGGRKTMTSCLTLAAQLYGRPRDRVYHVLVSPEFESNRDFYYPPQKSVPIELRDKNGEHYLKETRYAKINLVPVPFI, encoded by the coding sequence ATGAAGAACATTCTTCTTGCCGTTGTTGGTTTAAGCCCTCAGGTGATTACCGAAACACTCTTTGCCCTGCATCAGCAAAATCGAAGAGTTGATGCCATTCATATTATCACAACGCGGCAGGGAAAGGAGAAGATAAACGCACACCTTCTTTCCCCCGGCGATGGTAAGTATTACCAGTACCTCAAGGAATATAATATCGATCCTGAATCCCTAAAATTCGGTTTTGATAATATTCACGTAATAAAAGACAGAAATGGAATAGAGATAGATGATATTGACGGTGAGGAAGAGAACGAATCTCTGCTCAGGAAATGTCTGGAACTGAGCTTCAGATTTACGAAAGATTCAAACACTGCCGTCTTCTTCTCTGTGGCAGGCGGCAGAAAGACCATGACCTCCTGTCTCACGCTGGCCGCCCAGCTTTACGGGAGGCCGCGGGACCGTGTTTATCACGTGCTTGTATCACCGGAGTTTGAAAGCAACAGGGATTTTTACTATCCGCCTCAAAAATCCGTGCCCATTGAACTCAGAGACAAAAATGGAGAGCATTACTTAAAAGAAACCCGGTACGCTAAGATCAACCTTGTCCCCGTCCCCTTCATT